The proteins below are encoded in one region of Acidimicrobiia bacterium:
- the galK gene encoding galactokinase — protein sequence MSIELAAIEGFKGRFGREPDLIVTSPGRVNLIGEHTDYNDGFVLPMAIDRTTVIAAGARGDRRVKLVSEGFGTGGFDLDDLERGGETWIEYVKGVAWAVGAGASRGFDGFIAGDIPLGASLSSSASLEVGMARLFSALTGDDWDPVEAARLSQRAENDWVGINSGIMDQLVCAAGRAGHALLIDCRTLDMTPVAIPAGVSVVILDTGTRRRLTESRYNERRRQCEAAARASGVPSLRDLSQEALDSTVFHDPVLAKRARHVVGENRRTLAAVDALRTGDAEGMGELMAASHRSLRDDFEVSGHELDSIVEAAGSAAGCLGARMTGGGFAGCAVALVATESVEAFSGEVAQRYLSIVGRHASIYVCKAADGVSVAEYLR from the coding sequence ATGTCGATTGAGCTCGCCGCGATCGAAGGTTTCAAGGGTCGATTCGGTCGAGAACCCGATCTGATCGTCACTTCGCCCGGTCGGGTCAATCTGATCGGAGAGCACACCGATTACAACGACGGGTTCGTCTTGCCGATGGCCATCGACCGGACAACGGTCATAGCCGCCGGTGCTCGAGGGGATCGCCGGGTGAAGCTCGTTTCCGAAGGTTTCGGCACCGGCGGGTTCGACCTCGACGACCTGGAGAGGGGCGGCGAGACCTGGATCGAGTACGTCAAAGGAGTTGCCTGGGCGGTCGGGGCCGGAGCGTCTCGTGGATTCGATGGTTTCATCGCCGGTGACATTCCCCTGGGAGCCAGCCTTTCGTCGTCTGCATCCCTGGAGGTCGGGATGGCGCGGTTGTTCTCCGCTCTCACCGGAGATGACTGGGATCCGGTCGAGGCCGCCAGACTCTCGCAACGGGCCGAGAACGACTGGGTCGGAATCAACAGCGGGATCATGGACCAGCTGGTTTGCGCGGCCGGTCGTGCGGGCCACGCGCTGCTCATCGACTGCCGGACACTCGATATGACGCCCGTCGCCATACCGGCCGGCGTCAGCGTCGTGATCCTCGACACGGGTACTCGCCGCCGTTTGACCGAGAGCCGCTACAACGAGCGCCGCCGGCAGTGCGAGGCGGCGGCCCGCGCCTCCGGAGTGCCATCGCTCCGCGACCTCTCGCAGGAGGCATTGGATTCGACGGTCTTCCATGATCCGGTTCTGGCAAAACGGGCACGCCATGTCGTTGGTGAGAACCGGCGCACCCTGGCGGCGGTCGACGCCCTTCGAACGGGTGACGCTGAAGGTATGGGAGAACTGATGGCCGCTTCCCACCGGAGCTTGCGCGACGACTTCGAGGTCTCCGGTCATGAACTCGATTCCATCGTGGAGGCGGCAGGATCCGCCGCCGGTTGCCTTGGAGCAAGGATGACGGGTGGAGGTTTCGCCGGCTGTGCCGTTGCCCTGGTCGCGACGGAGAGCGTGGAGGCCTTCTCCGGTGAGGTGGCGCAGAGGTACCTCAGCATCGTCGGGCGCCATGCCTCGATCTACGTGTGCAAGGCGGCCGATGGCGTCTCGGTCGCAGAGTACCTGCGGTGA
- a CDS encoding UDP-glucose--hexose-1-phosphate uridylyltransferase, whose protein sequence is MTVPSPVGAHRRFNPLTGRWVLVSTGRTARPWQGGVEPDTAGVRNPHDPSCYLCPGNVRAGGEVNPDYEATFVFVNDFPALRPEVRPGHNAGTPLFRSEPESGTCRVVCFSPRHDLTLARMDPDSINAVVDVWAAQTEELGSEYQWVQVFENSGSAMGASSPHPHGQIWAGSALPTEAESENARQEDYHRENGGLLLVDYAEKESELGDRVVASSDSWLAVVPYWAMWPFEVLLLPRLPFRRLPDLGDAARLDLARLLNELMIRYDNLFRYPFPYSMGWHGAPFGIGDIDHWQLHAHFYPPLLRSPSIRKFMVGYELLAEPQRDLSAEEAAALLRSVPSTHYLSKGAVHVD, encoded by the coding sequence ATGACTGTGCCTTCACCTGTGGGGGCTCATCGTCGGTTCAATCCGCTCACCGGTCGCTGGGTCCTCGTTTCGACCGGCCGGACGGCTCGCCCGTGGCAGGGCGGCGTAGAGCCAGACACCGCCGGTGTGCGAAATCCCCACGACCCGTCCTGCTATCTGTGCCCGGGAAACGTCCGCGCAGGGGGAGAGGTCAACCCCGACTACGAAGCCACGTTCGTGTTCGTCAACGACTTCCCCGCGTTGCGGCCGGAGGTTCGGCCGGGCCACAACGCCGGGACCCCGCTCTTCCGCTCTGAACCGGAATCCGGAACCTGCCGGGTGGTGTGCTTCTCCCCTCGCCACGACCTGACGCTCGCCCGGATGGATCCCGATTCGATCAATGCCGTGGTCGATGTCTGGGCGGCGCAGACCGAGGAGCTGGGATCCGAGTATCAATGGGTGCAGGTCTTCGAGAACTCCGGCTCGGCGATGGGTGCTTCGAGTCCTCATCCCCACGGTCAAATCTGGGCAGGGTCTGCTCTTCCGACCGAAGCCGAGTCCGAGAACGCTCGCCAGGAGGACTATCACCGCGAGAACGGCGGCCTGCTGCTTGTCGACTATGCGGAGAAGGAGAGCGAACTCGGCGACCGGGTGGTTGCCTCCAGCGATTCCTGGCTGGCCGTCGTGCCCTACTGGGCGATGTGGCCGTTTGAGGTCCTGCTTCTTCCGCGCCTGCCGTTTCGGCGCCTACCCGATCTCGGCGACGCCGCTCGATTGGACCTGGCCCGCCTCCTCAACGAGTTGATGATCCGATACGACAACCTGTTCCGGTACCCGTTCCCCTACTCGATGGGGTGGCACGGTGCTCCCTTCGGCATCGGCGACATCGATCACTGGCAACTCCACGCGCACTTCTACCCTCCGCTCCTCCGTTCTCCTTCGATACGCAAGTTCATGGTCGGTTACGAACTGCTGGCCGAGCCCCAACGTGACCTCAGTGCGGAAGAGGCTGCCGCTCTGCTGCGGTCCGTCCCGTCTACCCACTACCTGTCGAAGGGTGCTGTGCATGTCGATTGA
- a CDS encoding DeoR/GlpR family DNA-binding transcription regulator, whose amino-acid sequence MENVPPSLRRSRMLALIREREFMRVSDLSRLFGVSEVTVRSDLDALSTDSGLQRVHGGAVLRTRRRRSEPSVEESETTAASEKAAIGRAAAGMVSSGETVILDVGSTSAAVARSLVVRDNLEDVVVFTNGLNVALELEKGVPGLSVVVTGGTLRPRQHSLVGPLSDAILSQINVNTAFIGCNGVHPEEGVTSINLPEAMVKKMMIRAAQRCVVVADGSKINSISVAKVTGLADVDLVITGRSAPPEVIALLREAGTAVEVAD is encoded by the coding sequence GTGGAGAACGTCCCCCCTTCGCTTCGCCGCAGTCGCATGCTGGCCCTCATCCGCGAGCGCGAGTTCATGCGCGTCTCGGACCTCAGCAGGCTCTTTGGAGTCTCCGAGGTCACCGTTCGATCCGACCTCGACGCCCTTTCGACCGACAGCGGGTTGCAGCGGGTCCACGGCGGCGCAGTCCTGCGCACCAGGCGCCGCCGGTCTGAGCCGAGCGTCGAGGAGTCGGAGACCACCGCTGCCTCAGAGAAAGCAGCAATCGGTCGCGCGGCGGCCGGCATGGTGTCCTCCGGGGAAACGGTGATCCTCGATGTCGGTTCGACATCGGCTGCGGTAGCCCGGTCCCTGGTCGTCCGTGACAACCTCGAAGACGTGGTGGTGTTCACCAACGGCCTCAACGTGGCTCTCGAGTTGGAGAAAGGGGTGCCCGGACTCTCCGTTGTCGTTACCGGAGGCACGCTGAGACCCCGTCAGCACTCCCTCGTCGGGCCGTTGTCCGACGCGATTCTGTCCCAGATCAATGTCAACACCGCCTTCATCGGCTGCAATGGAGTGCATCCCGAGGAGGGAGTCACCAGCATCAACCTGCCGGAGGCGATGGTCAAGAAGATGATGATCCGGGCAGCCCAGAGGTGTGTCGTGGTTGCCGACGGATCCAAGATCAACAGCATCAGCGTTGCCAAGGTGACCGGCCTGGCCGATGTCGACCTCGTGATAACCGGCCGGTCGGCTCCTCCCGAGGTGATTGCCCTGTTGCGGGAGGCGGGGACCGCGGTCGAGGTAGCGGACTGA
- a CDS encoding ABC transporter substrate-binding protein, translating into MGKTKLIRLLAAVLAFSMIAAACGGDEETADTTATTAAGEAQQVEVFSWWTGGGEAAGLDAMIEVFAGTDPDIEFINSAVAGGAGTNARAVLASRLQANDPPDSWQGHAGQELIGTYVAAGQIEPLNFLYDEMGWLDVMPETLIPLISDGGNIYSVPVNIHRANVLWTNPTVLADNGIDVPESLDDFFAALDTLQAAGMDAPLAMGEQWTSMHLLETIMLASLGADGWNGLWDGSTGWDSAEVTKALEDYAKALTYTNADASALSWQDAGQLVLDGDAAFNIMGDWAEGFYRELGMEPNVDFGWAPVPGTSGLFQFLSDSFVLAKNAPHRDAAIAWLKVAGSLEGQDAFNPVKGSIPARSDGDRSLYGEYLLSAMDDWASNRVVGSLTHGVVANDSWKSEIDTALGLFLVDGDVAAFQTALVAAQVASG; encoded by the coding sequence ATGGGTAAAACCAAACTCATTCGTCTGCTGGCAGCCGTACTTGCGTTCTCAATGATCGCAGCGGCATGTGGTGGAGATGAGGAAACTGCCGACACGACTGCCACGACGGCAGCCGGCGAGGCACAACAGGTCGAGGTCTTCTCTTGGTGGACCGGTGGCGGTGAGGCAGCAGGCCTCGACGCCATGATTGAGGTGTTCGCCGGGACCGACCCAGACATCGAGTTCATCAACTCGGCAGTCGCCGGTGGCGCAGGCACCAACGCCCGCGCCGTCCTGGCGTCCCGCCTGCAGGCCAATGATCCGCCGGACAGCTGGCAGGGCCACGCCGGGCAAGAACTGATCGGCACCTACGTGGCCGCCGGCCAAATCGAGCCGCTCAACTTCCTGTACGACGAGATGGGCTGGCTGGACGTCATGCCCGAGACGCTGATTCCGCTGATCAGCGACGGTGGCAACATCTACTCGGTGCCGGTGAACATCCACCGTGCCAACGTGCTGTGGACCAACCCGACCGTCCTCGCCGACAACGGCATCGACGTTCCCGAGTCGCTCGACGACTTCTTCGCCGCCTTGGACACTCTCCAGGCTGCCGGAATGGATGCTCCGCTCGCCATGGGTGAGCAGTGGACTTCGATGCACCTGCTCGAGACCATCATGCTCGCCTCGCTGGGCGCAGACGGTTGGAACGGACTGTGGGACGGATCGACCGGCTGGGACAGCGCGGAAGTGACGAAGGCCCTCGAGGACTACGCCAAGGCGCTGACCTACACCAACGCCGATGCTTCAGCCCTCTCCTGGCAGGATGCCGGGCAGTTGGTGCTCGACGGCGACGCCGCCTTCAACATCATGGGCGACTGGGCCGAGGGTTTCTACCGTGAACTCGGTATGGAGCCGAACGTCGACTTCGGTTGGGCTCCGGTCCCCGGGACGAGTGGCTTGTTCCAGTTCCTCTCGGACAGCTTCGTGCTGGCCAAGAACGCACCTCATCGTGACGCGGCCATCGCCTGGCTCAAGGTTGCCGGTTCGCTTGAAGGCCAAGACGCTTTCAACCCCGTCAAGGGATCGATCCCGGCGCGGAGTGACGGCGATCGCAGCCTCTACGGCGAGTACCTGCTCTCGGCCATGGACGACTGGGCCAGCAACCGCGTGGTCGGAAGCTTGACCCACGGTGTTGTTGCCAACGACTCCTGGAAATCGGAGATCGACACGGCGCTCGGCCTGTTCCTGGTCGACGGCGATGTCGC